One window from the genome of Natronomonas pharaonis DSM 2160 encodes:
- a CDS encoding S8 family serine peptidase: protein MPDEITLRLLLVLIFGFGACFGITVGGAAASEPDLEIGPEVAEEAETNETVTAIVRFEASAALDTEAKAGPATMETRANDTQAAFVDFANDHPGIAIERQFWLVNAVSITVDTTAIDFERSVGRFEAVSEVHADFEVEHHSASTADGVDLAASDPAQSSAATEPAAQLTSQEAYTTGIEAIAVPEAWERAGNRGDGARVAVLDTGVNASHPDIELAPNGWADFDLAGNRIDSEPHDGDGHGTHVSGTVAGDNGIGVAPDAELFHGRLDDDGATFSQLTAAMEWAVKHDADVISISLGGDSRTHQYVEHIQNAHASGSLVVSSAGNNGPGTSTSPADVYPVLSVGATSQDGEQIWPESSGEQVFKSEWDTDEIPSTWPDEYVVPNVVAPGADVRSASADGGYERKFGTSMAVPHASGVAALLAATASEELSPEATRDVLAETTDDLGEPATRQGAGRINASAAVDAVAPPTEPERAEDHYTRDDGSIAVFDAIDDFQNDRGAFAPGSTVEGSIFDVINAWNSLDDPETAVEYYTRDDGSIAVFDAIDDFQNDRGAFAPGSTVEGSIFDVINAFQTS from the coding sequence ATGCCAGACGAAATCACGCTTAGGCTGCTACTCGTATTGATTTTCGGTTTCGGTGCTTGCTTTGGTATCACCGTTGGGGGAGCGGCCGCGTCGGAACCAGACCTTGAAATCGGCCCCGAAGTCGCAGAAGAGGCTGAAACGAACGAAACGGTGACCGCCATTGTTCGGTTTGAGGCTTCAGCGGCACTCGACACCGAAGCGAAAGCGGGCCCAGCCACAATGGAGACGCGGGCAAACGACACGCAAGCGGCGTTCGTTGACTTTGCCAACGATCACCCAGGAATAGCCATCGAACGGCAGTTCTGGTTGGTTAATGCTGTTTCGATTACCGTCGATACAACTGCGATTGATTTTGAACGCTCTGTTGGTCGGTTCGAGGCCGTCTCGGAGGTCCATGCCGACTTCGAAGTAGAGCATCACAGCGCTTCAACCGCCGATGGTGTCGACCTCGCTGCTTCCGACCCGGCGCAGTCGTCAGCAGCGACCGAGCCGGCCGCTCAACTGACATCACAAGAAGCGTACACAACCGGTATAGAGGCGATAGCTGTCCCGGAGGCATGGGAACGTGCCGGAAACCGAGGGGACGGAGCCAGAGTCGCCGTCCTTGATACCGGGGTCAATGCGTCGCATCCGGATATTGAGCTTGCTCCCAATGGCTGGGCCGACTTTGATCTAGCTGGAAACCGAATCGACTCGGAGCCACACGACGGTGACGGCCACGGAACACATGTCAGTGGTACCGTTGCTGGCGACAACGGAATCGGCGTCGCTCCCGACGCCGAACTGTTCCACGGACGGCTCGACGACGACGGTGCAACCTTCAGCCAGCTCACCGCGGCGATGGAGTGGGCGGTAAAACACGATGCTGATGTTATCAGCATCAGTCTTGGTGGCGACAGCAGAACACACCAGTACGTCGAACACATTCAGAACGCGCATGCGTCCGGTTCCCTCGTCGTCTCTTCGGCGGGCAATAACGGTCCGGGAACGAGCACGTCACCGGCTGATGTCTATCCCGTGCTTTCGGTCGGGGCGACCAGCCAAGACGGGGAGCAAATCTGGCCTGAATCGAGCGGCGAGCAGGTTTTCAAAAGCGAGTGGGATACGGACGAAATCCCATCAACGTGGCCCGACGAGTACGTTGTTCCGAACGTCGTTGCGCCCGGTGCTGATGTCCGCAGTGCCTCAGCAGACGGCGGGTACGAGCGCAAGTTCGGTACCAGCATGGCTGTCCCGCACGCAAGCGGTGTCGCGGCGCTGCTGGCCGCCACCGCCTCCGAAGAGCTATCCCCGGAAGCCACTCGAGATGTCCTTGCTGAAACCACAGACGACCTTGGTGAGCCAGCCACCCGGCAGGGAGCCGGTCGTATCAATGCCTCCGCGGCCGTGGATGCTGTTGCCCCGCCGACAGAGCCAGAGCGGGCGGAGGACCATTACACGCGCGATGACGGTTCGATAGCGGTGTTTGATGCGATAGATGACTTTCAGAACGACCGCGGTGCGTTCGCTCCGGGGTCGACCGTAGAGGGGTCGATTTTCGATGTCATCAATGCCTGGAACTCGTTAGACGACCCAGAGACGGCGGTGGAGTACTACACGCGCGATGACGGTTCGATAGCGGTGTTTGATGCGATAGATGACTTTCAGAACGACCGCGGTGCGTTCGCTCCGGGGTCGACCGTAGAGGGGTCGATTTTCGATGTCATCAATGCCTTCCAGACCTCCTGA
- the tnpA gene encoding IS200/IS605-like element ISNph7 family transposase, with protein sequence MGETRSNHTVYNINYHFVWCPKSSKSKICVPRGISDPAQYRHSVLDEIEQSLEASFKDVCGEYNYEIPSLHISPDHVHLFLSAHPKYSPSKIARKIKSITAREMWQQHEHLLENYLWGGGFWEESYYIGTAGEVSSQTIEQYIERTEHV encoded by the coding sequence ATGGGCGAAACACGGTCAAATCACACGGTTTACAACATCAATTACCACTTCGTGTGGTGTCCGAAGTCAAGCAAATCGAAGATTTGCGTACCTCGCGGGATCTCCGATCCCGCTCAGTACCGTCACTCAGTGCTTGATGAGATAGAACAGTCGTTAGAAGCATCGTTCAAAGACGTTTGCGGCGAGTACAATTATGAAATACCCTCATTGCATATCTCGCCAGACCACGTTCACTTGTTTCTTTCAGCACATCCAAAATATTCTCCAAGTAAGATTGCACGAAAAATCAAGAGCATCACGGCCAGAGAGATGTGGCAGCAACACGAACACCTCTTGGAAAACTACTTGTGGGGTGGCGGATTCTGGGAAGAATCATACTACATCGGAACGGCTGGTGAAGTATCTAGCCAGACGATTGAGCAGTATATCGAACGCACTGAACACGTCTAA
- a CDS encoding ribbon-helix-helix protein, CopG family codes for MTKRLTVDFEDDLYKEFSKKCIDVERPKSEVVRELVQDWVNDQE; via the coding sequence ATGACCAAACGCCTCACCGTAGACTTCGAGGACGATTTGTACAAGGAGTTCTCGAAGAAATGTATCGACGTTGAACGTCCGAAATCAGAAGTCGTGCGTGAACTTGTCCAAGACTGGGTAAACGACCAAGAATGA